From Vanrija pseudolonga chromosome 1, complete sequence, a single genomic window includes:
- the rpc40 gene encoding DNA-directed RNA polymerases I and III subunit RPAC1 — translation MPLDNNNPRRHVQVLPERVGAVSNSEFPHHYPGEDHSWSLDKFKENLVVSVQRTTPSTIEFDLVGVDASIANAIRRILIAEVPTVAIEDVYVWNNTSIMQDEVLAHRVGLVPLKIDPRMLDFKPSVYSAPMETDTHVFDLRIKCERRRDAAPGETDPKKLYHDSNVYTGMMKWAPSGNQAAKYRGIEPKPVLDDILLVKLRPGQVVDLHCFARKGIGADHAKYSPVATASYRLLPHIILRGPIPEEHQEKFQKCFAPGVVEIKKDGTGKKQVVIANPRKDTVSREVLRHPEFQDLVELARIRDHFLFNVESAGQYPPADLVPEAIKIMLGKISAVEAGLDKLFASDASA, via the exons ATGccgctcgacaacaacaacccccGGCGCCATGTGCAGGTGCTGCCTGAGCGCGTTGGAGCCGTCTCCAACTCCGAGTTCCCTCACCACTACCCCGGCGAGGATCACTCGTGGAGCCTCGACAAGTTCAAGGAG aaCCTCGTCGTTTCGGTTcagcgcacgacgccgtcgacgatcGAGTTTGACCTTGTCGGTGTCGACGCTTCGATCGCGAACGCCATCCGCCGTATTCTGATTGCCGAG gtGCCTACCGTCGCCATCGAGGACGTGTACGTGTGGAACAACACGTCGATCATGCAGGATGAGGTTCTTGCACACCGTGTTGGTCTTGTGCCGCTCAAGATCGACCCGCGGATGCTGGACTTCAAGC CATCTGTCTACTCTGCCCCCATGGAGACCGACACGCACGTCTTCGACCTGCGAATCAAGTGCGAGAGGCGGCGGGAtgcggcgccgggcgagaCGGACCCCAAGAAGCTGTACCACGACTCCAACGTGTACACGGGCATGATGAAGtgggcgccgagcggcaACCAGGCAGCAAAGTACCGTGGCATTGAGCCAAAacccgtgctcgacgacatcctcctcgtcaagctccGCCCAGGacaggtcgtcgacctgcACTGCTTTGCGCGCAAGGGCATCGGAGCCGACCACGCCAAGTACAGCCCCGTCGCGACGGCAAGCTACCGCCTCCTGCCGCACATCATCCTCCGCGGGCCCATCCCCGAGGAGCACCAGGAGAAGTTCCAGAAGTGCTTCGcgcccggcgtcgtcgagatcaAGAAGGACGGCACAGGGAAGAAGCAGGTCGTCATCGCCAACCCCCGCAAGGACACCGTGTCGCGCGAGGTCCTCCGCCACCCAGAGTTCCAGGAcctggtcgagctggcgcgcaTCCGCGACCACTTCTTGT TCAACGTCGAGTCTGCGGGCCAGTACCcccccgccgacctcgtgccCGAGGCCATCAAGATCATGCTCGGCAAGAtcagcgccgtcgaggccggcctcgacaagctgTTCGCGTCCGACGCCTCAGCATAA